Proteins encoded in a region of the Streptomyces sp. NBC_01471 genome:
- a CDS encoding response regulator transcription factor — MPLQTLVDTTRVAIHAPEGIVRAGLVSYLQHDRELREVPVGDIRDGDVVVVAAEVADASALEVLRELSGDADILFVLVLAGRQWRADISSAVDHGVRAVLWRDSFNPDEFTQTLLTVARGGGSFPASLQGALMEQVQSIQREVLVPRGLAAAGISSREMDVLRLVAEGEELSQIATKLCYSERTIKYVLYGLMKRLQLRNRAHAVSYAIRSGLI; from the coding sequence ATGCCACTACAGACACTCGTCGACACCACGCGTGTCGCGATACACGCGCCGGAAGGCATCGTCCGTGCCGGTCTGGTCAGCTACCTCCAGCACGACCGTGAACTGAGAGAGGTGCCCGTCGGCGACATACGCGACGGCGACGTCGTGGTGGTGGCCGCTGAAGTCGCCGACGCCTCCGCGCTGGAGGTCCTGCGCGAGCTCAGCGGCGACGCCGACATCCTGTTCGTCCTCGTCCTGGCCGGGCGGCAGTGGCGCGCCGACATCTCCTCTGCCGTCGACCACGGGGTGCGCGCGGTGCTGTGGCGGGACTCCTTCAACCCGGACGAATTCACCCAGACCCTGCTCACCGTCGCGCGGGGCGGCGGTAGTTTCCCCGCCTCCCTCCAGGGGGCACTGATGGAGCAGGTCCAGAGCATCCAGCGTGAGGTCCTGGTGCCCCGGGGGCTGGCGGCCGCCGGGATCAGCTCCCGTGAGATGGATGTGCTGCGGCTCGTCGCCGAGGGGGAGGAGCTGTCGCAGATCGCCACGAAGCTGTGCTACTCCGAGCGCACCATCAAGTACGTGCTGTACGGCTTGATGAAGCGGCTTCAGCTCCGCAACCGCGCGCACGCCGTCTCCTACGCCATCCGCTCCGGCCTCATCTGA